Part of the Longimicrobium sp. genome, ATGATCGACTTGCCCGCGCCGGTCTCGCCGGTGAGCACGTTGAGGCCCGGCCCCAGCCGTACGCTGAGCCGGTCGATCAGGGCGAAGTTGCGGATCCGCAGCTCGGAAAGCATGCGCGAAGATACCCCGAAAGGTGGACACGGTTCGCGGGGGAGGAAAAGAAGTGCCAAGTCCCAAGTGCCAGGTCCTGAGTAACAGCACTTAGCACTTAGGACTTGGCACTTCCCTACAGCAGCATCCGCGACGCGAGCCCCAGGAGCAAAAAGAACCCGAACATGTCCGTGAACGCCGTCACGAAGATGGAGGAGGCGATGGCGGGGTCGATGCCCAGGCGCTCCAGCATGGTGGGCACGAAGGCGCCGGCGAAGCTCCCCACGGCCAGGTTCCCCCACATCGACATCAGCACCACCAGCGCCAGCTTGGTGTTGGCGCCTTCGTGGCTGGCGAGGAGGTAAGTGGCGGTGGCGAGGACGAGGCCGGTCAACAGGCCATTGGTGGCACCCACCAGGAGCTCCTTGAAGAGGACGCTCCACAACCGCTTGGTGCCGGGGGTGAGCGCGAGCCGCCGCACCGTCACCGCCAGCGCCTGCGTCCCGCTGTTGCCGCCCATGCCGGCGATCACCGGCATGCACACGGCCAGCAGCGCCACGTTCGCCACCACGTCCTCGAATGCGTAGATGATGGCCGCGGCGGACGAGGCGGTCAGCAGATTGACGCACAGCCAGGGGAGCCGGGAGCGCACCGCGTCCTGCCAGCCGCCGCGCAGCTCCTCCGCCTGCGAGGTGCCGCCGAGGCCGAGGATGTCGCGCGTGTTCTCCTCCTCCATCACGTCCAGGACGTCGTCAAAGGTCACGCCGCCCAGCAGCCGCCCCGCGCCGTCCACCACCGCCACCACCGTCAGGTTGTAGCGCGACACCATGCGCGCCACCTCCTCGCGGTCCGTCTCCGGGAGGACGGTCGCGGGGACCTCCTCCAGCAGGTCCGTCACCTGCGCGGCCGGCGACGCGCTCACCAGCCGCGCCAGCGGAAGGAAGCCCTGGAGCACGCGCCGGCGGTCGACCACGAAGACGACGTAAAGCTCCTCCATCTCCTGCTCCAGCGCCTGCCGCCGCACCTCCTCGGTCGCCTCCGCGGCGGTGAGGCCCACGGGGATCGCGACCAGCTCCGTGGTCATGATGCCGCCCGCGGAGTCTTCCGGGTAGCGCATCAGGTCGCGGATCTCGCCGGCGTCCTCCACCGGGAGCGCCGCCAGCACGCGCGCCTGGTCTTCCGGGTCCATCTCGCCGATCAGGTCCGCGGCGTCGTCGTCGGACATCTCGGCCACGACGGCGGCGATCTGCTCGTTTTCCAGGCCGGCGAGCGAGTCCTCGGGGTGCTCGTCGGGGTCCATCTCGGCCAGCGCCTCGGCGGCGAGCGCCGGGTCGCCGGCAAGCACGCGCACCGCGTGGGCGCGGTCCTCCTCGTCCAGCTCCTCCAGCAGGTCCGCGATGTCGCTGGCGTGCGGAACCTCGTCCAGGAACGCGCGCAGCCCCGCGTCGTCCTCGTGCTCGAGGAGCTCGCGGAGGCGTGCGACGGACAGTTGCTCGGAAGCGGGCATCAAGCGCGGGCCAGGGGTGGGGCGTGGCGAAGAATCATGTGTCGCCGGAGAGGAAGGAGCGCAGCAGCTCTTCCTGTCGGACGAACATCTCGGACTGCATGCGCTCGGGTCCGTCGGGGTGCTGGTAGCCGAGGACGTGGAGGACGCCGTGCACGGCCACGCGCAGCACCTCCTCCTCCGCCGTCGCGCCGAACTCGGCGGCCTGGCGGACGGCCTGCTCCACGCCCACGTACACGTCGCCCAGCGGCGGCTCGTCGCCTTCGTGCATGGCGAAGGTGATGACGTCGGTGGGCCCCTCGTGCTCCAGGTACTGGTCGTTCATCGCCGCGATGGCGCCGTCAGCCAGCAGCGCGACGGAGATCTCCGCCTCGGCGACCCCCTCGGCGAGCAGGACGTGGCGCACGGCGGCCTCCACGCGCTCCGGCCGGACGGGCGGCGCCACGCCTTCGCCCACGCTCACCTCCACGATCAGTTCTTGCACGTTCACCCCGCGGCCCGGGTGGGCTCCGGCTCCTGCGCTTCCCGGGGGAGTTCCGGGGCGGGGACGGCGGAGGGATAGTCGAGGCGCTGGTGGTACATCCCCGAGAGGACGCGGGCCAGCACTTCGCGCGTCGTGTGGATCTCGCGCAGCGTCAGCGGGCACTCGTCGAGCTGGCCGGCGGCGATCTTGGCGCCCACGATGCGGTCCACCAGCTCGCGGATCCGCTCCGGCGTGGGGTCCTGCAGCACGCGCGCGGCGGACTCCACCGAGTCGGCCATCATCACCACCGCCGTCTCGCGCGTCTGCGGCTTGGGGCCCAGGTACTGGAAGTCCGTCGCGTTGACGCGGGCGTCCGGGTCCGCGGCGCGGGCCTGGTCCAGGAAGAACGATATCGACTGCGTGCCGTGGTGCTGCGTGATGAAGGCGCGCACCGTGGCCGGCACCTTGTACTCTTCCGCCAGCCGCAGCCCCTCGATGACGTGGCTGCGCACGATGGCCGCGCTCATGGCCGGCTTCAGCTTGTCGTGCGGGTTGCGGCCGCGCGGCTGGTTCTCGATGAAGTAGTGCGGCTTGGCGATCTTGCCCACGTCGTGGTAGTAGACCCCCACGCGGGCCAGCAGCGCGTTGGCGCCGATGGCGTTGCACACCGCCTCGGCCAGGTTCGCCACGCTGATGGTGTGCGCGTACGTCCCCGGCGCCTCCATGGAGAGCCGGCGCAGGAGCGGGTGGTTGGGATCGGCCAGCTCCAGCAGCGTCTGCGCGGTCGTCACGCGGGTGAACCACTCCGCCACGGGAAGGAAGCCGATGGCCAGCAGCGTGCACGCCGTCGCGTTCACCACGCCCCACACCGCGGACCAGCCGATCACCTGCCACGGCTCCGCGCGCTGCAGCCCGACCGCGAGTGCGCACGCCGCGTACGCCGCCCCCACAACTCCCGCCACCGCCCACGTCTGCAGCCGCCGCTGCGCCAGCCGCACGCCGAACGACGCCGCGGCGCCGCCCACCGCCGCCGAGAACGCCGTCGCCGCGCCCAGGAAAGGCGTCTGTCCACCGAGGAGGAGCGCCAGCACGAGCGCCGTCACCAGCGCCAGCCGCCCGCCCCAGAGCACGGCCACGACGAGCGTCGCAAAGGGCACCGGGATCAGCTCCGGCGGCAGCCCGCCGCGCGCCACCAGCGCCGCCATGCCCGAGACGGCGACGATCAGAACCGCCAGGAACGTGACGGCGCGGTCATCATCGTACACCTGGAGCCGCGCCAGGCGCAGGAGGAAGCCGACGATGCCCAGCAGGAGCACGTTGTACAGGATGGAGCCCAGAACGCGCCCCGTCGTGCGCCCGCCGCCACGCTCGTCGCGCTGCGCGTCGAGGGCGGCCTGATAGGCGCGCAGGCGCTCCTCTTCGCGCTCTCCCACCTGCTCGCGCGCGCCGACGATCCTTTCGCCGGCCAGGACGCGCGCCTTCACCGGGTCCACCGCGGCGCGGGCGCGTTCGCGGGCGGCGCGCGTCTCCGCCTCGTTGTGCGCGAGCGAGGGGCGGAAGTAGCGCACCAGCAGCAGGCGCTGCAGCTCCGCCGCATCCGCACCCAGCTCGGGCGGGAGCGCCGCGGCGGCACCGCTGAAGAACTCGTCCGCGGTGCGCAACGAGTCGGACGGCACGAGCCGCTCGCCGTCGGGCAGGCCGCGCACGCGCACGGCCGGGAGGCGGTTGCGCTCGGTGGCGCCGCGCGCGATCCCCTGCCCGAACCGCTCGCGCACGGTCGCCTCGGTCGCCGCGGCCAGCATCGCGCGCCGCGTGGAGTCGCCCAGCACCTCGACCGCGCCCAGCGTCGTGGGGACGCGGGCGGCGGCCAGGGTGCGGCGCACCGCCTCGTCACGCTCGGCTGCCGGTGCGGCGGCGAGTTGGCGGTCGACGGACGCAAAGAAGACCCGCAGGCCGCGCACGACGCTGTCCGCGGCGGTGGGGTCGAAGTCGTAGACCGGGGGGATGCCGCTGGCGGCCTCGTCCTGGTCGTGGCGCAGCTCCTCGGTGGTCTTGGGGATCTGGAATGGGATCTCCGCCACCACGTCCTTGCGCGCCACAACGCCGCGCTCCAGCACCGGCGTGTCCGACCCGCGCGCCGCCGGAAAGAGCGCGGTCACGGCCCCCGCCGTGCCCAGGAGCAGGGCCAGGCGGAAGCCGTGGTGGCGCAGGCGCCGCGCGCGGGTCCAGGGCGCATCGTCCCCGGCGGGGCGCAGGGCGGCGCGCCGCTCGGGCCGGGGCAGCTCCGCGGCGGCGGGCTTCATCAGGAAGCCACCGGCTCCTGGCTGCCGTCGGGCACCGTCTCGCCGCTGGCGATGGCGTACGCCTCGATGATCTCCTTCACCAGCCGGTGGCGGATGACGTCGCGCCCGCTCAGGTACGAGAAGGCGATCCCCTCGATCCCCTTCAGCACCTGCTCCACCTCGATCAGCCCCGAGTCGCCCTTGTTGGGAAGGTCGATCTGCGTCTTGTCCCCCGTGATCACCGCCTTGGAGTTCAGCCCCAGGCGGGTGAGGAACATCTTCATCTGCGCGCGCGTGGCGTTCTGCGCCTCGTCCAGGATCACGAAGGCGTCCTGCAGCGTGCGCCCGCGCATGTACGCCAGCGGCGCGATCTCGATGGAGCGGCTCTCCATCGCCCTGCGCAGCCGGTCGGGCGGGATCATGTCCTCCAGCGAGTCGTACAGCGGGCGCAGGTACGGATCGATCTTCTCCTGCAGGTCGCCCGGCAGGAAGCCCAGGTTCTCACCGGCTTCCACGGCGGGGCGCGCCAGGATGATGCGCTTCACCCGCTTCTTGAAGAGCGCGTCCACCGCCATGGCGACGGCCAGGTAGGTCTTTCCGGTCCCGGCCGGACCGATCCCCACCGTGATGTCGTTCTCCTCGATGTTCTGGAGGTACGCCGCCTGCCCCTCGGACTTGGGGGTGATGGCGCGGCGCACGCCCGGCACGACGACGCGGCCGGGATCGGCCAGCTTACCCACTCCGTTGCCGGAGCGGGACGCATCGAAGAAGCGCGCCACGTCGTCGGTGCCAAAGGGCACTCCGGTGCGCGCCATCTGGATCATGTGCTGCGCGACGGGAACGGTGCGCTCCACGTCTTCGAGCCGACCACTGAGGAGGAGGTGGTCGTCGCGCAGGACCACGCGCAGCCCGGACACGCGCCCGAGCTCGGTGAGGTTGGCGTCGTTCACCCCGCCCAGCGCGAGCGGGTCCGCCCCTTCGGCGGGAAGCCGGTGCTGGACCGGCGATGGAGTATCAGGCATTTAGTTATGCTGCGGGTGTATGGAGAAACTGAAGTGCCAAGTGCCAAGTGCTAAGTGCCAAGTGCTAAGTGCCAAGTAAAGGCGGCGCCGTGCCGTAGGGGCGCGATTCATCGCGCCCGTGTCCGCCCCCGCACCGCCGCCCTCGCGCACGCCGACCCGCGTAGGGGCAGACCTGCGTGTCTGCCCGCCCTTTGCCCCCGCACGGTTAACGCCGCACGCACCACCCCTGGTAAGGGCGGCCCCACGTGGCCGCCCGTGCCCGCCCCCGCACCGCCCCCTGCGCGCGTCCACCCAACCCCCTCTGTCATCCTGAGCGACGCGCTTCTCTGCCCTCTCCCATGCTCGGAGCCACGGCGCGGAGCGAAGGATCTACTGCGCGTGCCGTGAGGTCCAGCGTGTCGCACCGTTCCCTTGCCTCGCCGGCTAGATCCTTCGGTCACCGCAGGGAGTCCGGCTTGCTCCGCGATGCTCCGTTAGGCGGGCTCCCTCAGGATGACAGTTGGGGCCGCTTCGTCACCCTCTAGGCACTAGGCACTAGGCACTAGGCACTAGGCACTTGGCACTTGGCACTTCCCTATTACTTCCCACGCACCTGTATGTTCGCTTCCTTCAACTGATCCTCGCCGAGCTTCACCGGCGCGCCTTCGAAAAGGGCGCGGGCGCTGGTCGTTTTGGGGAAGGCGACGACGTCGCGGATCGAGGCGACGCCGGCAAGGAGCATCACCAGGCGGTCGAAGCCGAAGGCGAAGCCCGCGTGCGGCGGCGCGCCGAAACGGTACGCCTCCAGCAGGAACCCGAACTTCGCCTCCGCCTCCTCCTCGCCGATCCCCATCGCGGCGAAGACGGAGCGCTGCAGCTCGGGGATGTGGATGCGGACCGAGCCGCTCGCCATCTCCGCGCCGTTGCACACCGCGTCGTACGCGCGCGAGCGCAGGCCGCGGGCGTACAGGGCGCGCGC contains:
- the mgtE gene encoding magnesium transporter; this translates as MPASEQLSVARLRELLEHEDDAGLRAFLDEVPHASDIADLLEELDEEDRAHAVRVLAGDPALAAEALAEMDPDEHPEDSLAGLENEQIAAVVAEMSDDDAADLIGEMDPEDQARVLAALPVEDAGEIRDLMRYPEDSAGGIMTTELVAIPVGLTAAEATEEVRRQALEQEMEELYVVFVVDRRRVLQGFLPLARLVSASPAAQVTDLLEEVPATVLPETDREEVARMVSRYNLTVVAVVDGAGRLLGGVTFDDVLDVMEEENTRDILGLGGTSQAEELRGGWQDAVRSRLPWLCVNLLTASSAAAIIYAFEDVVANVALLAVCMPVIAGMGGNSGTQALAVTVRRLALTPGTKRLWSVLFKELLVGATNGLLTGLVLATATYLLASHEGANTKLALVVLMSMWGNLAVGSFAGAFVPTMLERLGIDPAIASSIFVTAFTDMFGFFLLLGLASRMLL
- the ybeY gene encoding rRNA maturation RNase YbeY, which encodes MQELIVEVSVGEGVAPPVRPERVEAAVRHVLLAEGVAEAEISVALLADGAIAAMNDQYLEHEGPTDVITFAMHEGDEPPLGDVYVGVEQAVRQAAEFGATAEEEVLRVAVHGVLHVLGYQHPDGPERMQSEMFVRQEELLRSFLSGDT
- a CDS encoding HDIG domain-containing protein, whose translation is MKPAAAELPRPERRAALRPAGDDAPWTRARRLRHHGFRLALLLGTAGAVTALFPAARGSDTPVLERGVVARKDVVAEIPFQIPKTTEELRHDQDEAASGIPPVYDFDPTAADSVVRGLRVFFASVDRQLAAAPAAERDEAVRRTLAAARVPTTLGAVEVLGDSTRRAMLAAATEATVRERFGQGIARGATERNRLPAVRVRGLPDGERLVPSDSLRTADEFFSGAAAALPPELGADAAELQRLLLVRYFRPSLAHNEAETRAARERARAAVDPVKARVLAGERIVGAREQVGEREEERLRAYQAALDAQRDERGGGRTTGRVLGSILYNVLLLGIVGFLLRLARLQVYDDDRAVTFLAVLIVAVSGMAALVARGGLPPELIPVPFATLVVAVLWGGRLALVTALVLALLLGGQTPFLGAATAFSAAVGGAAASFGVRLAQRRLQTWAVAGVVGAAYAACALAVGLQRAEPWQVIGWSAVWGVVNATACTLLAIGFLPVAEWFTRVTTAQTLLELADPNHPLLRRLSMEAPGTYAHTISVANLAEAVCNAIGANALLARVGVYYHDVGKIAKPHYFIENQPRGRNPHDKLKPAMSAAIVRSHVIEGLRLAEEYKVPATVRAFITQHHGTQSISFFLDQARAADPDARVNATDFQYLGPKPQTRETAVVMMADSVESAARVLQDPTPERIRELVDRIVGAKIAAGQLDECPLTLREIHTTREVLARVLSGMYHQRLDYPSAVPAPELPREAQEPEPTRAAG
- a CDS encoding PhoH family protein, translated to MPDTPSPVQHRLPAEGADPLALGGVNDANLTELGRVSGLRVVLRDDHLLLSGRLEDVERTVPVAQHMIQMARTGVPFGTDDVARFFDASRSGNGVGKLADPGRVVVPGVRRAITPKSEGQAAYLQNIEENDITVGIGPAGTGKTYLAVAMAVDALFKKRVKRIILARPAVEAGENLGFLPGDLQEKIDPYLRPLYDSLEDMIPPDRLRRAMESRSIEIAPLAYMRGRTLQDAFVILDEAQNATRAQMKMFLTRLGLNSKAVITGDKTQIDLPNKGDSGLIEVEQVLKGIEGIAFSYLSGRDVIRHRLVKEIIEAYAIASGETVPDGSQEPVAS